The Dasypus novemcinctus isolate mDasNov1 chromosome 2, mDasNov1.1.hap2, whole genome shotgun sequence genome includes a region encoding these proteins:
- the LOC101437645 gene encoding myelin-associated neurite-outgrowth inhibitor-like gives MNPVYSPGSSGVPYANAKGIGYPAGFPVGHAAAAPAYSPNRYPGANPTFQTGYTPGSPYEVSCSPTSGAVPPYTSSPTPYQTAVHPVRSAYPQQSPRAQRGTHCTQPLCAAPPHVIPRTTAGQPSGVPATAYPAPIPRPGATGSPWAMSAGTLLTARSPTPVAPHPVTVPTYRAPGTPTYSDVPPQWWLPSKGLRMELCSHVTEVSRLVLSPSASNQDSHCSPHLARHWPSGSAGPRAGSLHLTVGGSDSKSCFVWTACKFFS, from the coding sequence ATGAATCCTGTTTATAGCCCTGGATCATCTGGGGTTCCCTATGCAAATGCCAAAGGAATTGGTTATCCAGCTGGCTTCCCCGTGGGCCACGCAGCAGCAGCTCCTGCATATTCCCCTAACAGGTACCCAGGAGCAAATCCTACCTTCCAAACAGGCTACACTCCTGGCTCACCTTACGAAGTGTCCTGTTCCCCCACCAGCGGGGCGGTGCCACCGTAcacttcctcccccaccccctaccaGACCGCCGTGCACCCCGTGCGAAGCGCCTACCCCCAGCAGAGCCCGCGCGCACAGCGAGGCACGCACTGCACGCAGCCCCTGTGCGCAGCGCCCCCGCACGTCATCCCCCGCACCACGGCGGGGCAGCCCAGCGGCGTGCCGGCCACCGCGTACCCTGCGCCCATCCCCCGCCCGGGGGCAACGGGGTCACCGTGGGCGATGTCAGCGGGCACGCTGCTGACTGCTCGCTCCCCAACTCCTGTCGCCCCCCACCCGGTCACTGTGCCCACGTACCGGGCCCCAGGAACGCCCACGTACAGCGACGTGCCCCCTCAGTGGTGGTTGCCCTCCAAAGGTCTGAGGATGGAGCTGTGCAGTCACGTCACGGAGGTTTCCCGGCTGGTGCTCAGTCCTTCTGCCTCCAACCAGGACTCTCACTGCTCTCCACACTTGGCTAGACACTGGCCTTCTGGCTCAGCAGGCCCCCGCGCCGGTAGTCTTCACCTAACTGTGGGTGGATCTGACAGCAAATCCTGTTTTGTGTGGACTGCCTGCAAATTTTTTAGCTAA
- the LOC111766669 gene encoding LOW QUALITY PROTEIN: SUMO-conjugating enzyme UBC9 (The sequence of the model RefSeq protein was modified relative to this genomic sequence to represent the inferred CDS: inserted 2 bases in 2 codons; deleted 2 bases in 2 codons; substituted 1 base at 1 genomic stop codon), giving the protein MDKRSGIYKPRLIKENRPGLRREVPRRSEAQRRPLGCSASPGRSRGPRPGTASASGMARSGLARERRAWRNDHPFGFVAVQTENPGGTMSLMNWQSAVPGPKGTPCQEGGSFKLRMLFEGDHPXSPPKCHXDPRLLHPSVSPAGTARLSVLDDQGWSRPSRLHRAWRARLFCFISQGLHSPELLSIFLEKIAGHPAQAEASTIYCPKXVDYEERVPAQAEEFAPSSAATLWHRPKEGIGLARTCLHHSCKSTAAAFGD; this is encoded by the exons ATGGACAAACGCTCTGGAATCTACAAGCCTCGACTGATAAAAGAAAATAGGCCA GGGCTCAGGAGGGAAGTCCCGAGACGGAGCGAAGCGCAGCGACGCCCGCTCGGCTGCTCCGCCTCCCCCGGGCGCTCGCGGGGGCCGCGGCCGGGGACTGCGAGCGCGTCGGGGATGGCGCGCAGCGGACTCGCCCGGGAGCGCCGCGCTTGGAGGAACGACCACCCTTTTGGCTTCGTGGCTGTGCAGACCGAGAACCCTGGTGGGACAATGAGCCTGATGAACTGGCAGAGCGCCGTCCCGGGCCCGAAAGGGACCCCGTGC CAGGAAGGAGGCTCGTTCAAGCTGCGGATGCTCTTCGAAGGCGATCACC CCTCACCACCGAAGTGCCACTGAGACCCGCGGCTCCTCCACCCCAGCGTGTCCCCTGCGGGCACCGCGCGCTTGTCCGTCCTGGACGACCAGGGCTGGAGCCGGCCATCACGCTTACACAGGGCTTGGCGCGCTcgcctgttttgttttattagtcAAGGCTTACATAGTCCCGAGCTTTTGTCCATCTTTCTTGAGAAAATAGCAGGCCAT CCCGCTCAAGCCGAGGCGTCCACGATTTACTGCCCAA GAGTGGACTACGAGGAAAGGGTTCCAGCACAAGCCGAGGAGTTTGCACCCTCATCAGCAGCGACCTTGTGGCATCGTCCAAAGGAAGGGATTGGTTTGGCAAGAACTTGTTTACATCATTCTTGCAAATCTACAGCTGCTGCGTTTGGTGACTAG